One region of Esox lucius isolate fEsoLuc1 chromosome 17, fEsoLuc1.pri, whole genome shotgun sequence genomic DNA includes:
- the LOC105023703 gene encoding ladderlectin-like has translation MAIINILLLLCAAFILCESTPLLEANQDQLSASEPKLKTNGEHLPGVNYKEIIGEEGDSNEQSPGLKEINPVQALTQGNMNDMETLHPSEELNEVQALSLESFQAADERVELTQSRSSCPSGWYNYGSHCFRFINTAMSWAESEQFCVLQRGNLASIHNKDEDNFIKVLMRVQAGGLPVTWIGGYDLGKTSLWLWSDGSIFVYSNWGKGEPNNGFGNCLQINYGTDKLWDDTDCKTKLPFVCRKKK, from the coding sequence ATGGCGATCATAAACATCCTTCTGCTTCTATGTGCTGCCTTTATACTGTGTGAGTCAACACCTTTACTGGAGGCCAACCAGGACCAACTCTCTGCTTCAGAGCCCAAACTCAAAACCAATGGTGAACATCTTCCTGGTGTGAATTATAAAGAGATTATaggtgaggagggagacagCAATGAACAAAGCCCAGGTCTGAAGGAAATTAATCCTGTTCAGGCTCTGACTCAGGGTAACATGAATGACATGGAAACTCTTCACCCATCAGAAGAGCTGAATGAAGTTCAGGCATTGTCCCTGGAGTCGTTTCAGGCAGCAGATGAGAGGGTGGAGTTGACACAAAGCAGGAGCTCATGTCCTTCTGGTTGGTATAACTATGGATCTCACTGCTTCAGGTTTATCAACACTGCAATGTCATGGGCTGAGTCTGAACAGTTCTGTGTGCTGCAGAGAGGAAACCTGGCATCCATCCACAACAAAGATGAAGACAATTTCATAAAGGTGTTGATGCGTGTACAAGCTGGAGGTCTTCCTGTCACCTGGATCGGAGGTTATGATCTTGGTAAAACAAGCCTATGGCTCTGGAGTGATGGGTCCATATTTGTCTACAGCAACTGGGGCAAAGGAGAGCCAAACAATGGGTTTGGCAACTGTTTACAGATTAATTATGGAACTGATAAACTCTGGGATGACACAGACTGTAAGACAAAGCTTCCCTTTGTGTGtcgtaaaaaaaaataa